One part of the Phragmites australis chromosome 3, lpPhrAust1.1, whole genome shotgun sequence genome encodes these proteins:
- the LOC133913505 gene encoding type IV inositol polyphosphate 5-phosphatase 7-like isoform X2, protein MDQIRVGRNDFDAARLTEVQDYRIFASTWNVGGKSPPRGLNLDEWLHSSPPADIYVLGFQEIVPLNAGNVLGTEDNLPAKKWVSLIRRTLNKNPGVGCYGGYRTPSPVPDPVVELDADFEGSLRRQDNPSFLHRRSFHNLSQSLRIEGNYMLSQPRLDRRFSVCDPAGLGGRPSDFDGNFPFMGSPDDEYIDEATSNGAYFLPFPYGYGASAPMEENNEQPDTSRYCLVASKQMVGIFLTIWVRSEIRNDVRNLKVSCVGRGLMGYLGNKGSISISMSLHHTTFCFICCHLTSGEKEGDELRRNSDVMEIVRKTRFPRVRGVADVKSPETILEHDRIIWLGDLNYRIALSYCSAKALVEMHNWKQLLEKDQLRIEQRHGRVFQGWKEGRIYFPPTYKYSFNSDRYSGVCPKEKRRTPAWCDRILWYGNGLIQLSYVRGESRFSDHRPVYSVFMVEVEIVRLRRKNTGLFSSRIEVEELLPYSHSCGGF, encoded by the exons ATGGACCAGATCCGTGTAGGAAGGAACGACTTCGATGCGGCAAGACTGACAGAAGTTCAAGATTACAG AATCTTTGCCTCCACATGGAATGTCGGTGGTAAATCCCCACCAAGGGGACTAAATTTAGATGAGTGGCTCCATTCTTCACCTCCAGCTGATATCTATGTGTTAGG ATTTCAAGAAATTGTTCCTTTGAATGCTGGGAATGTTCTTGGCACTGAAGATAATCTCCCTGCAAAAAAGTGGGTATCACTCATTAGACGGACATTGAATAAGAATCCTGGGGTGGGCTGTTATGGTGGCTATCGCACACCATCTCCTGTCCCTGATCCGGTTGTGGAACTGGATGCTGATTTTGAGGGATCATTGAGAAGACAGGATAATCCCTCATTTTTACATCGCAGATCATTCCACAATCTTAGCCAGAGTTTAAGAATTGAAGGAAATTATATGTTATCGCAACCAAGGTTGGATCGTAGGTTTAGTGTGTGCGACCCAGCTGGCTTGGGAGGCAGACCAAGTGATTTTGATGGAAATTTTCCGTTCATGGGATCACCAGATGATGAATATATTGACGAGGCCACAAGTAATGGAGCATATTTTTTACCATTCCCATATGGCTATGGTGCCTCAGCACCTATGGAAGAAAACAATGAGCAGCCAGATACATCTAG GTACTGTTTAGTTGCCAGCAAGCAGATGGTTGGTATATTTCTCACCATTTGGGTACGCAGCGAAATAAGAAATGATGTGAGAAACCTGAAAGTTTCTTGTGTGGGTAGAGGACTAATGGGTTATCTTGGAAATAAG GGGTCAATATCAATAAGCATGTCTTTGCACCACACAACCTTCTGTTTTATCTGTTGTCACTTGACCTCTGGGGAAAAGGAGGGAGATGAACTGCGAAGGAATTCTGATGTCATGGAAATTGTAAGGAAGACTAGATTTCCTCGGGTCCGAGGTGTGGCTGATGTCAAGTCACCAGAAACAATTCTTGAGCATGA TCGTATTATATGGCTTGGGGACTTGAATTACCGGATTGCCCTTTCATATTGTTCAGCGAAAGCTCTTGTGGAAATGCATAATTGGAAGCAACTATTGGAGAAAGATCAG CTTCGAATAGAACAAAGACATGGGCGTGTTTTCCAGGGATGGAAAGAAGGAAGGATTTATTTTCCTCCAACATATAAATACTCATTCAACTCAGACCGTTATTCTGGAGTGTGTCCTAAAGAAAAGAGGAGAACACCAGCTTG GTGTGACCGCATTTTGTGGTATGGTAATGGCCTCATTCAGTTGTCGTATGTTCGTGGAGAATCTCGGTTCTCAGACCACAGACCAGTGTACAGTGTTTTCATGGTGGAGGTTGAAATTGTCCGCCTGAGGAGAAAAAACACAGGCTTATTTAGCTCTAGAATTGAGGTGGAAGAGCTTTTGCCATATTCTCACAGCTGTGGAGGGTTCTAG